Proteins from a genomic interval of Sinobacterium caligoides:
- a CDS encoding ATP-binding protein → MPQWSLRNKILLLALLPSALIAVMLGSYQVHNRIGELDLLLEQRGLAGSQQLATVVQASLRLENLELVSELLRNTLEEPGVRSAGFYDRHRQLALRAGPKMIDSGLGDTAELQNRFIDTAHKLTSTKSYRFIRPVFDNHQHGADYTKAEIVGWVEIEYHFNAITLTTYKNLLISCLLLIFALAACCTLAIKVGLDFKRASLRIGKAIDNIKAGDFDTVIEVDGEDELSLIALKVNDMADTLQQANIDMEYNIEQTTGDLRETLETIEVQNIELDIARREALEASRIKSEFLANTSHEIRTPLNGIIGFSNLLLKEVSDGRHRDQLDTIRHSAEGLLAIINDILDLSKIEAGKLVLDNVQINIREIVEDTLTILAPAAHDKGLELILISYSDIPARIISDPLRIKQVVTNLISNAIKFTESGNIIVRIKLKDIHDAQAILTISVTDAGVGISDQQQLNIFNAFTQANASTSREYGGTGLGLVICKRLVEQMGGEIGLQSELGKGATFTFSLRAKLPSKAVDTPPMDALVDKHVGLYADNSAANLALRYQLESWQVHVHTFSDEQSLMDEHQCEPLSAMIIIPGDSELSVSTLNRFSSHVYQQHQCRSVLLLPTGIGPLNDDGLNSQHTIALSRPAPHAKLYQVLDTAVNNYDITATSADYKHLFNGDAPHILAVDDNSSNLKLLTILLEDLGIEVSQATNGQEAIEEANKNAFDLIMMDIQMPVIDGIQATRHIRTQCSYNRTTPIIAITAHAHAEEKRNLMLAGFNDHVTKPIDIALLEQTLLTWTAHHAQQQATTCLPGSIDSIDILSNTNALALEANDKPLPKPVDTQLCLKRANNMPSLAVDMLNGIIANLGDDYEQIQDAAEQGDMPSLLELVHKLHGASCYTGTPRLQETLSNIETELKTCCKEALSQEADALLEELLQACNELIIWQQQHDIELLLDDCHQD, encoded by the coding sequence ATGCCTCAATGGAGTCTGCGCAATAAGATACTCCTGCTCGCCTTACTCCCCTCCGCACTGATTGCAGTGATGCTGGGAAGCTATCAGGTGCACAATCGTATCGGCGAACTTGATTTGCTGCTCGAACAGCGTGGCCTTGCAGGTAGCCAACAACTCGCTACTGTCGTACAAGCAAGCCTACGTCTTGAAAATTTGGAGTTAGTCAGCGAGCTGTTACGTAACACTCTCGAGGAGCCCGGGGTACGCTCTGCGGGCTTTTACGACCGCCACCGCCAATTAGCCTTGCGTGCTGGACCAAAGATGATTGATAGCGGCCTAGGCGACACAGCCGAACTACAAAATAGGTTCATCGATACTGCCCACAAACTTACGAGCACCAAAAGCTATCGTTTTATACGCCCAGTCTTCGACAATCACCAGCACGGCGCTGACTACACTAAAGCCGAGATCGTCGGCTGGGTCGAGATAGAGTACCATTTCAATGCCATCACGCTGACGACCTACAAAAACCTGCTTATCAGCTGCCTATTGCTAATCTTCGCCCTAGCCGCCTGTTGTACACTCGCTATAAAAGTGGGGCTCGACTTCAAACGTGCTAGCCTCCGCATCGGCAAGGCCATCGACAACATCAAGGCTGGAGATTTCGACACCGTCATCGAAGTTGATGGGGAGGACGAGCTTTCTCTTATCGCGCTGAAGGTCAACGATATGGCCGACACCCTGCAACAAGCCAATATCGACATGGAGTACAATATTGAGCAAACCACAGGAGATTTGCGTGAGACGCTAGAAACCATTGAGGTACAAAACATCGAGCTTGATATTGCCCGACGTGAGGCCTTAGAGGCCAGTCGCATCAAGTCTGAATTCTTGGCAAATACGAGTCATGAGATACGAACACCGCTTAACGGCATCATCGGCTTCAGCAATCTATTATTAAAAGAAGTCAGTGACGGTCGGCATCGCGACCAACTCGACACCATCCGTCATTCTGCCGAAGGTCTCTTGGCCATTATTAATGACATCCTCGACCTCTCAAAAATCGAAGCAGGCAAGCTAGTTCTTGATAACGTACAAATAAACATCCGCGAAATAGTTGAAGACACCCTCACTATCCTCGCACCAGCTGCGCACGATAAGGGGCTAGAGTTAATCCTCATTAGTTACAGCGATATTCCTGCCCGCATTATTAGCGACCCACTGCGCATAAAACAAGTCGTCACAAATCTCATCAGCAACGCTATCAAGTTTACCGAAAGTGGCAACATTATTGTCCGCATCAAACTTAAAGATATTCACGATGCTCAAGCAATACTTACAATCAGCGTGACTGACGCGGGGGTTGGCATCAGCGACCAACAACAGCTCAATATCTTTAATGCCTTTACCCAAGCCAATGCATCTACCTCACGCGAATATGGTGGCACTGGCTTAGGGCTCGTAATCTGTAAACGTCTCGTTGAACAAATGGGCGGAGAGATAGGCCTACAAAGTGAGCTAGGAAAAGGCGCGACCTTCACCTTTTCCCTACGCGCAAAACTACCCAGCAAGGCCGTCGACACCCCACCAATGGATGCGCTTGTCGATAAGCATGTCGGCCTTTACGCCGATAATAGTGCCGCAAACCTCGCACTACGTTATCAACTTGAGAGCTGGCAAGTACACGTACATACATTCAGTGACGAGCAAAGTCTCATGGACGAGCACCAATGCGAACCACTTTCCGCCATGATCATCATTCCCGGAGACAGCGAGCTATCAGTTTCGACTCTCAACCGCTTCTCCTCCCATGTCTATCAACAACATCAATGTCGATCCGTATTACTGCTACCTACGGGCATTGGGCCACTCAATGACGACGGTCTGAACTCTCAGCATACTATCGCGCTCAGTCGCCCAGCCCCTCACGCGAAGCTATATCAGGTCCTTGACACCGCAGTTAACAACTACGACATCACGGCAACAAGCGCCGACTACAAACACCTCTTTAACGGCGACGCGCCACACATCCTTGCCGTTGACGACAACAGCTCAAACTTAAAACTCTTAACCATCCTCCTCGAGGATCTCGGCATCGAGGTAAGCCAGGCCACAAACGGACAGGAGGCGATAGAGGAAGCTAACAAGAACGCTTTTGACTTGATCATGATGGATATACAGATGCCCGTTATCGATGGCATTCAGGCAACCCGGCATATTCGCACGCAGTGTAGCTACAACCGGACCACCCCGATCATCGCAATCACCGCCCACGCTCACGCAGAAGAAAAGCGCAACCTCATGCTGGCCGGTTTTAACGACCACGTCACCAAGCCGATCGATATCGCCCTGCTTGAACAAACATTATTAACGTGGACCGCCCACCACGCTCAGCAACAGGCAACAACTTGCCTACCGGGCTCGATCGATTCGATTGACATACTGAGCAATACAAATGCACTCGCATTAGAAGCTAATGACAAGCCACTACCCAAACCTGTCGATACGCAGCTGTGCTTGAAGCGCGCCAACAATATGCCCAGCCTTGCCGTTGACATGCTAAACGGCATTATTGCCAACTTAGGGGATGATTACGAGCAGATTCAAGATGCCGCAGAGCAGGGGGATATGCCCAGTCTATTAGAGCTTGTCCATAAACTACATGGCGCCAGCTGTTATACCGGTACTCCTCGACTACAAGAAACACTGAGCAATATTGAGACCGAACTAAAGACATGCTGCAAAGAGGCGCTCAGCCAAGAAGCAGACGCTCTACTGGAAGAGTTACTTCAGGCTTGCAATGAACTAATCATCTGGCAACAGCAGCATGATATTGAGCTGCTCTTGGACGACTGTCACCAAGATTAG
- the era gene encoding GTPase Era, whose amino-acid sequence MSDSKARSGYVALVGRPNVGKSTILNHILGQKISITSRKPQTTRHRVLGIKTEGDFQTMYVDTPGLHRVQKKAINRYMNKAASSSIKEVDVIVFVVDKLQWTDEDEMVVEQLKQARSPVILAINKIDQIDDKGALLPHLQMLSSKLSFSAVVPISALDGHNLENLEAEIGQLLPLGMHFFPEDQITDRSSRFLAAEIVREKIMRQLGDELPYEMTVEIETFEDDGEIITINALILVERDSQKSIVIGKGGKRLKLIGQEARRDMERMFDGKVMLKTWVKVKGGWSDDERALRSLGYDDL is encoded by the coding sequence ATGAGTGATAGTAAGGCGCGTAGCGGGTATGTCGCTCTTGTTGGACGACCAAACGTTGGCAAGTCAACGATCCTCAATCATATATTGGGTCAGAAAATCAGCATTACCTCTCGAAAGCCTCAGACGACACGTCATCGTGTGCTGGGGATTAAGACTGAAGGTGATTTTCAGACTATGTACGTCGATACGCCGGGTTTGCATCGAGTGCAGAAAAAAGCGATTAACCGTTACATGAACAAGGCGGCCAGTAGCAGCATTAAAGAAGTTGATGTTATTGTCTTTGTGGTTGATAAGCTGCAGTGGACCGATGAGGACGAGATGGTTGTCGAGCAGCTTAAGCAGGCGCGTAGCCCTGTGATTCTTGCTATCAATAAGATCGACCAGATTGATGACAAGGGGGCGTTATTGCCTCACCTGCAGATGCTATCAAGTAAGCTCAGCTTCTCCGCCGTTGTCCCTATCTCGGCATTAGATGGGCATAATCTAGAGAATTTAGAGGCTGAAATAGGTCAGCTGCTACCTTTGGGTATGCATTTCTTTCCCGAAGATCAAATTACCGATCGCAGTTCACGCTTTCTTGCTGCCGAGATTGTGCGTGAGAAGATTATGCGTCAATTGGGTGACGAGCTGCCGTATGAGATGACTGTTGAGATAGAAACCTTTGAGGATGATGGGGAGATTATTACCATCAACGCGCTAATTCTTGTGGAGCGAGATAGTCAGAAATCTATCGTTATCGGTAAGGGCGGTAAGCGACTTAAGCTAATCGGGCAAGAGGCGCGTCGTGATATGGAGCGTATGTTCGATGGTAAGGTGATGCTAAAGACTTGGGTTAAAGTGAAGGGGGGTTGGAGTGACGATGAGCGTGCCCTGCGTAGCTTGGGTTATGACGACCTATAG
- the adk gene encoding adenylate kinase produces the protein MRIILLGAPGAGKGTQAQFIVEKYGIPQISTGDMLRAAIKAGSPLGLKVKNVMETGGLVTDEIIIDLVKDRIAQPDCAKGFLFDGFPRTIPQAEAMVEAGVDIDHVIEIDVADDEIVTRLSGRRVHPGSGRIYHVVFNAPKVEGKDDETGEELIQREDDNEETVRHRLGVYHEQTKPLVAFYQAQTGSNAAKYSHIPGVGSVDDIRNAVFAALV, from the coding sequence ATGCGAATTATTTTATTAGGTGCGCCTGGTGCAGGTAAGGGAACTCAGGCACAGTTCATCGTTGAGAAGTATGGTATCCCCCAGATCTCTACTGGCGACATGCTGCGCGCTGCGATTAAGGCGGGTTCTCCACTTGGCCTTAAGGTTAAGAATGTGATGGAAACTGGCGGGCTAGTGACTGATGAGATCATCATCGACCTAGTGAAAGATCGTATAGCACAGCCTGACTGTGCAAAGGGCTTTCTCTTTGATGGTTTCCCGCGCACCATTCCTCAAGCAGAGGCGATGGTTGAAGCAGGTGTCGATATCGACCATGTGATAGAGATTGACGTGGCAGACGATGAGATTGTTACCCGTCTCAGTGGCCGCCGTGTTCACCCAGGTTCGGGTCGTATTTACCATGTTGTTTTCAACGCGCCAAAGGTTGAGGGCAAGGACGACGAGACAGGTGAAGAGCTGATTCAGCGTGAAGATGACAACGAAGAGACTGTGCGTCATCGTTTAGGTGTCTATCATGAGCAGACCAAGCCTTTGGTGGCTTTTTATCAGGCACAGACCGGCAGTAATGCAGCGAAGTACTCGCATATTCCTGGCGTCGGTAGTGTCGATGATATTCGCAACGCTGTCTTTGCTGCACTAGTTTAA
- the mazG gene encoding nucleoside triphosphate pyrophosphohydrolase produces the protein MASYQLEDLLYLMGRLRDPQDGCPWDRQQNFASIAPHTLEEVYELVDCLEKGDYGHLREELGDVLFQVVFYAQLGQEQSLFGFADIVSELVEKLLRRHPHVFPGGQLSHRAGEVRQDEEEIRGTWEKIKQQERNERLQEGVFDDIATALPALGRSVKLQQRAAKSGFDWPDAEAVVPKVEEELAEVLEAVENQDRDAIEDELGDLLFAVTNLARKLKVDPEAALRRANRKFSRRFEGMNSLANKAGKSFQQYDLEGQTELWEAVKLMEKG, from the coding sequence ATGGCATCCTATCAACTGGAAGACCTACTCTATTTGATGGGGCGTCTACGTGACCCTCAGGACGGTTGTCCCTGGGATCGCCAGCAGAATTTTGCCAGCATTGCGCCGCACACACTCGAGGAGGTTTACGAATTAGTGGACTGTCTCGAAAAGGGGGACTACGGCCACCTACGTGAGGAATTGGGCGACGTACTGTTTCAGGTCGTTTTCTATGCGCAATTAGGTCAGGAACAGTCACTGTTTGGTTTTGCTGATATTGTCTCTGAACTTGTCGAGAAATTGTTGCGACGTCACCCACATGTCTTTCCTGGCGGTCAGCTTTCACATCGTGCAGGGGAGGTGCGGCAGGATGAGGAGGAAATACGTGGCACTTGGGAGAAAATCAAGCAGCAAGAGCGTAACGAGCGTTTGCAGGAGGGTGTGTTTGACGACATTGCCACAGCGTTGCCTGCCCTCGGGCGCTCGGTGAAGTTGCAGCAACGAGCGGCCAAGTCGGGGTTTGATTGGCCGGATGCAGAAGCCGTTGTACCTAAGGTTGAGGAGGAGCTGGCCGAGGTCTTGGAGGCCGTTGAAAATCAGGACCGTGATGCGATAGAAGATGAACTGGGTGATTTGCTGTTTGCGGTGACCAATCTTGCGCGTAAGTTAAAGGTTGATCCAGAGGCAGCACTACGTCGTGCCAATCGTAAGTTTAGTCGGCGCTTTGAGGGTATGAATAGCTTGGCGAACAAAGCAGGCAAATCATTCCAACAGTATGATTTAGAAGGTCAGACTGAGTTGTGGGAGGCGGTCAAACTGATGGAGAAGGGGTAG
- the relA gene encoding GTP diphosphokinase, which produces MVQVRKAYPIDNDGRVLIDEWIDRLPRLPNNLDREQLTEACDVARSASQRNKGDFKGWVSSYETGLEMAEILSELHLDHETLVAAVLYRAVRERKLKISTVEAVFGESVAKLIMGVQQMAAISAVVTPHQEDAVFGQNISQMDNIRRMLVAMVNDVRVALIKLAERTCAIRGAKNYPEKARMKVANEVAEIYAPLAHRLGIGHIKWELEDLAFRYLQGDAYMRIASLLDERRLDRQGYIETVVSTLEEKMFEVNIDADVQGRAKHIYSIWRKMQRKNIGFSQVYDIRAVRILVPKLNDCYTALGIIHTMWRIIPNEFDDYIANPKENGYQSLHTAVIGPEGKVIEVQIRTQQMHDDAELGVCAHWRYKGTDENSDTGGYEEKISWLRQVLDWHEETDGHGDIAMQLTKDVTQERVYVFTPDGHVVDLSQGSTPLDFAYQVHTEVGHRCRGAKVDGRIVPLTYRLKTGEQVEVLTAKEAKPSRDWLRPGLAYLNSSRARSKVQHWFKLQDRDQNIESGRSQLEKEFKRLALTSVDFKEVATKVNYHSVEDMYAAVGAGDLSNSQVLNAAQRMVVEEDKKQETLNLNLNNRPGRDDSKESGIQVRGVGNLMTHMAGCCNPVPGDEIAGYITVGRGVSVHRQDCSKLLGHQRHEPERIIEVDWGSDNVRSFTAGIYIEAYDRHGLLRDITTLFANEKVYVTSINTQSDKHSNTATMEVSIEVEGLVVLSQLLSKINGLPNVVMALRKGEG; this is translated from the coding sequence ATGGTACAGGTTCGTAAGGCGTATCCCATCGATAACGATGGTCGCGTATTGATCGATGAGTGGATTGACCGATTACCTAGATTGCCGAACAATCTCGACCGGGAGCAGCTCACAGAGGCTTGTGACGTTGCCCGCAGTGCTTCGCAGCGTAACAAAGGTGATTTTAAGGGGTGGGTGAGTAGTTATGAGACCGGCCTTGAAATGGCGGAAATTCTCAGTGAGCTTCACCTCGATCATGAGACGCTTGTGGCGGCCGTGCTGTACCGAGCCGTGCGTGAGCGTAAGTTGAAGATATCGACCGTTGAGGCGGTCTTTGGTGAGAGTGTTGCCAAGCTGATTATGGGCGTTCAACAGATGGCGGCAATCAGTGCCGTTGTCACGCCGCATCAGGAAGACGCCGTTTTCGGACAGAATATTAGTCAAATGGACAATATTCGTCGAATGTTGGTCGCAATGGTTAATGATGTCCGCGTTGCCTTGATCAAGCTGGCAGAGCGAACCTGTGCTATCAGGGGGGCGAAGAATTACCCTGAGAAAGCGAGGATGAAAGTAGCTAATGAGGTGGCGGAGATTTATGCACCGTTGGCGCACCGCCTAGGTATAGGTCATATTAAGTGGGAATTAGAGGATCTGGCATTTCGTTATTTGCAAGGTGATGCTTATATGCGGATTGCCTCGTTGTTAGATGAGCGTCGCCTCGACCGACAGGGCTATATTGAGACTGTCGTAAGTACATTAGAAGAGAAAATGTTCGAGGTGAACATCGATGCGGATGTGCAGGGGCGAGCTAAGCACATCTACAGTATTTGGCGAAAGATGCAGCGAAAGAATATTGGTTTTTCTCAGGTATACGATATTCGGGCGGTACGTATTCTCGTGCCTAAGTTGAATGATTGTTATACCGCGCTGGGCATTATTCATACGATGTGGCGCATTATCCCCAATGAGTTCGATGATTATATTGCCAACCCTAAGGAAAATGGCTATCAATCGCTACATACTGCGGTCATCGGGCCCGAAGGGAAGGTGATCGAGGTACAGATCCGCACGCAGCAAATGCATGACGATGCTGAGCTGGGTGTTTGTGCCCACTGGCGCTATAAGGGAACAGACGAAAATTCGGACACGGGCGGCTACGAGGAGAAAATCTCCTGGTTACGCCAGGTACTGGATTGGCACGAAGAGACTGACGGGCATGGTGATATCGCCATGCAGTTGACTAAGGATGTCACCCAAGAGAGGGTGTATGTCTTTACCCCAGACGGCCACGTTGTCGATTTGTCGCAGGGAAGTACGCCTCTCGACTTTGCTTATCAGGTGCATACTGAAGTGGGGCATCGCTGCCGTGGCGCTAAGGTTGACGGCCGCATTGTGCCGCTGACCTATCGCTTGAAGACGGGAGAACAGGTTGAAGTGCTTACCGCGAAGGAAGCGAAGCCCTCGCGTGACTGGTTGCGCCCAGGCTTGGCTTATCTGAACAGCTCGCGCGCGCGCTCAAAGGTTCAGCACTGGTTCAAACTACAGGATCGGGATCAGAATATTGAGTCCGGTCGCAGTCAGCTGGAAAAGGAATTTAAGCGCTTGGCGTTGACCAGTGTAGACTTCAAGGAGGTGGCAACGAAGGTTAATTACCACTCCGTAGAAGATATGTATGCCGCTGTAGGTGCTGGCGACCTTAGCAACAGTCAAGTACTCAATGCCGCACAGCGGATGGTAGTTGAAGAAGATAAGAAGCAAGAGACGCTCAATCTAAATCTCAATAATCGCCCTGGGCGCGATGACAGTAAAGAAAGCGGTATTCAGGTGCGCGGGGTGGGTAATCTGATGACGCATATGGCAGGTTGTTGTAATCCTGTGCCTGGTGATGAAATCGCTGGTTACATCACCGTTGGTCGAGGTGTTTCTGTTCACCGCCAAGATTGCTCCAAGTTACTGGGGCATCAGCGTCATGAACCTGAGCGCATTATTGAAGTTGATTGGGGTAGCGATAATGTCCGCAGTTTCACGGCGGGTATTTATATCGAGGCATATGACCGTCACGGCTTACTGAGGGATATTACAACGCTGTTTGCCAATGAAAAGGTTTATGTTACCTCGATTAATACGCAGTCTGATAAACACAGTAATACAGCGACGATGGAGGTCAGTATTGAAGTAGAAGGGCTCGTGGTCTTGAGCCAGCTGTTGAGTAAAATAAATGGCTTGCCTAACGTGGTTATGGCGTTGCGTAAAGGGGAGGGGTAG
- the acpS gene encoding holo-ACP synthase → MIISIGTDIASSQRIADILARRGEAFAKRILTRAEYDEFQKRSDQAAFLTRRFAAKEAVAKALGTGIGRGLSFQHIAVQHDDFGAPLLLLTGFAEERFTAIGGCSHHISISDERDYAVAFVVFSA, encoded by the coding sequence ATGATAATTTCAATCGGTACTGATATTGCCAGCAGTCAACGTATCGCTGATATTTTGGCGCGTCGTGGTGAGGCGTTTGCAAAGCGTATTTTAACGAGGGCTGAATACGATGAGTTTCAGAAGCGCTCTGATCAAGCAGCATTTTTGACTCGACGATTCGCGGCTAAGGAGGCTGTCGCGAAAGCGCTGGGTACTGGCATTGGGCGTGGCTTGAGCTTTCAACATATCGCTGTACAGCATGACGATTTCGGTGCCCCCTTGCTATTGCTGACAGGTTTCGCTGAAGAGCGCTTTACTGCCATTGGTGGCTGCAGCCATCACATTAGCATCAGTGATGAGCGAGATTATGCTGTTGCTTTCGTGGTTTTCAGCGCCTAA
- the recO gene encoding DNA repair protein RecO, giving the protein MKTVDFDRCYLLHTYPFQDNSVIADFLSYEHGRQRAVIKNIRNTKKNPLRAIVQPLTLLQISWRGKTELKTVTSIESSGKRFMLRQQRLYSAIYLHEIIMRLVALGEESVALFEAYEHALYQLEGEGSLEFILRRFEFFLLQHLGYGIDWHHDVTAVALSEHSYYRLEYQRGYVPVPVATKDSYSGDHLLSIAYGDYGIQDRQLAAVAKRITRQLLGPYLGSEPLKSRSLFIRRAPLGSTS; this is encoded by the coding sequence ATGAAGACTGTCGATTTTGATCGCTGCTATCTTCTACATACATACCCATTCCAAGACAATAGCGTAATCGCCGACTTTCTCAGTTACGAGCACGGCCGGCAGCGGGCGGTGATTAAAAATATACGAAACACCAAGAAGAACCCGCTGCGTGCAATCGTTCAGCCTCTGACTTTGTTGCAGATCAGTTGGCGAGGTAAGACGGAGTTGAAAACCGTCACTTCTATTGAATCATCTGGCAAGCGTTTCATGCTGCGTCAACAGCGGCTCTACAGTGCTATTTATCTCCATGAGATCATCATGAGGTTGGTAGCGCTTGGGGAGGAGAGTGTGGCGCTTTTTGAGGCTTATGAGCATGCACTCTATCAGCTGGAAGGCGAGGGGAGTCTCGAGTTCATCCTTCGCCGCTTTGAGTTTTTCTTACTGCAGCACCTCGGCTATGGTATCGACTGGCATCACGATGTGACTGCTGTGGCATTATCTGAGCATTCTTATTATCGTCTTGAGTACCAACGGGGCTATGTACCTGTGCCGGTGGCGACAAAGGATAGCTATAGTGGTGACCACCTGCTTAGCATCGCCTATGGCGACTATGGTATTCAAGATCGGCAGTTAGCTGCTGTCGCGAAGCGTATTACTCGGCAGCTGCTGGGGCCCTATCTCGGTAGTGAGCCGCTCAAGTCGAGATCGCTTTTTATTCGCAGAGCTCCGCTAGGAAGTACTTCATGA
- the cysM gene encoding cysteine synthase CysM, with the protein MDYQTIESCVGNTPLVRLQRLGRHRNNIILLKLEGNNPAGSVKDRPALSMIQRAEQRGDIQPGDTLIEATSGNTGIALAMAAAIKGYKMVLIMPSHMSDERKQAMSAYGAELIEVSQEQGMEGARDLALTMQADGKGVVLDQFDNLDNPLAHYTGTGPEIWQQTQGNITHFVSSMGTTGTIMGTSRYLKEQNSDIQIVGLQPKDGAQIPGIRRWPEAYMPAIYDGSHVDRVMDIDQLDAEQTMKALAAQEGIFCGVSSGGAVAGALTLSEQIENAVIVAIVCDRGDRYLSTGVFSG; encoded by the coding sequence ATGGATTACCAGACTATTGAGTCTTGTGTTGGCAATACGCCACTTGTACGCCTGCAGCGTCTTGGCCGTCACCGTAATAACATTATCTTGCTCAAGTTGGAAGGCAACAACCCTGCGGGCTCGGTGAAAGATCGGCCAGCATTGTCGATGATTCAGCGGGCCGAACAGCGTGGTGATATTCAGCCTGGAGACACTCTTATCGAAGCGACGAGTGGTAATACCGGGATTGCACTTGCGATGGCAGCGGCTATTAAAGGCTATAAGATGGTGTTAATTATGCCATCGCATATGAGTGATGAACGTAAGCAGGCTATGTCGGCTTATGGTGCAGAGCTGATTGAGGTGAGCCAAGAGCAGGGCATGGAAGGGGCGCGTGACTTAGCGTTGACAATGCAAGCTGATGGAAAAGGGGTTGTACTCGATCAGTTTGATAACCTGGATAACCCCTTGGCCCATTATACGGGCACTGGCCCGGAGATTTGGCAGCAGACACAGGGTAATATTACCCATTTCGTCAGCTCGATGGGAACAACGGGCACAATTATGGGAACCTCGCGGTACCTTAAAGAGCAGAACAGTGATATCCAGATCGTCGGTTTACAGCCTAAAGATGGCGCCCAGATACCCGGCATTCGGCGCTGGCCGGAGGCTTATATGCCTGCCATCTATGATGGCAGCCATGTTGATCGAGTGATGGATATTGATCAGCTAGATGCTGAACAGACTATGAAAGCTTTGGCTGCACAGGAAGGTATTTTCTGTGGAGTTTCCAGTGGTGGTGCTGTTGCGGGCGCGCTTACACTCAGTGAGCAGATTGAAAATGCTGTTATCGTTGCGATTGTTTGCGACCGTGGCGACCGCTACCTCAGTACTGGTGTGTTTTCAGGGTAG
- the hemH gene encoding ferrochelatase: MSVSVKKAVLLVNLGSPEQPTKSAVRAFLKPFLFDRRVVEVPRPIWWLIMHGIILPFRPAKVAKAYASVWDGDSPLRVILSQQCAALQARFDADEAPVKVVSAMTYGAPSIASMLDRLNDEGIEQVVVLPLYPQYSATTTAAVTDQLGRYLETKRDITDLRVVKSYYRHPQYIAALANSVEEFWQREGRGDHLLMSFHGIPQANVDKGDPYYQHCDETARKLAERLGLSDEQWTMSFQSRLGKAQWLSPYTVDALTDLARQPVGNLDVICPAFSADCLETLEEMAIENRDHYFAARGEDRVDESYRYIAALNDRADHVELFHDIASKQMLGFID, translated from the coding sequence GTGAGCGTTTCAGTTAAAAAAGCTGTGTTGTTGGTTAATCTTGGTTCCCCTGAGCAACCGACCAAGTCAGCTGTCCGTGCCTTTCTTAAGCCTTTTTTATTCGACCGTCGAGTGGTTGAGGTGCCGCGCCCCATTTGGTGGTTGATTATGCATGGCATTATTTTGCCGTTCCGTCCGGCTAAGGTGGCAAAGGCCTATGCCTCTGTATGGGACGGGGATTCGCCGTTACGGGTGATCTTGTCGCAGCAGTGCGCTGCCTTGCAGGCACGGTTTGATGCCGACGAGGCGCCTGTGAAAGTCGTGTCGGCAATGACCTATGGTGCACCGAGCATTGCCAGCATGCTAGATCGTTTGAACGATGAGGGTATTGAGCAGGTTGTTGTGCTGCCTTTATATCCGCAATACTCTGCGACGACGACGGCGGCGGTGACGGATCAGCTGGGTCGATACCTCGAAACCAAGCGCGATATCACCGATTTGCGAGTAGTAAAAAGTTATTACCGTCACCCTCAGTATATTGCTGCGCTGGCAAACTCGGTGGAAGAGTTTTGGCAGCGGGAGGGGCGGGGCGACCATTTGCTGATGTCCTTTCATGGTATTCCTCAGGCTAATGTCGATAAAGGTGACCCTTATTATCAGCACTGCGACGAGACGGCGAGGAAACTGGCAGAGCGTTTAGGCTTAAGCGATGAGCAGTGGACGATGAGCTTCCAGTCTCGCTTGGGTAAGGCACAATGGCTGTCGCCGTATACTGTTGACGCCTTAACGGACTTGGCGAGGCAGCCCGTCGGCAATTTGGACGTGATCTGTCCAGCGTTCTCTGCGGATTGTTTGGAAACGCTAGAGGAGATGGCGATCGAGAATCGTGATCATTACTTTGCTGCTCGTGGAGAGGATCGTGTCGATGAGTCTTATCGTTATATCGCGGCGTTGAACGATCGAGCCGACCATGTAGAACTGTTCCATGATATTGCTAGCAAGCAGATGCTGGGCTTCATCGATTAA